The following coding sequences lie in one Flavobacterium cyclinae genomic window:
- a CDS encoding P-loop NTPase fold protein, whose amino-acid sequence MNTNFDYNILREEVQGLDEFEVPTHEKIKCSIINLLKKETEGINIGLSGTWGSGKSTIINLLKNDEQNRDKFTFFYFDAWAHEGDPLRRIFLESFINTLKESTKDELIIQALEKKRKIISREEVIKTIKVDKTTTKLGVFLSIATLVFTIGAAILSSINYENLTLGIKESINYPFLIASLLTLAPFIVLISNYFILKKQNLDPKDLKNWAFIHNSGTETITEEVSVEDERTSIEFEKFFREIIEIFDKEANKKIVLILDNLDRVEAAVSLNLWSTLQTFIQHKNPATKDYNSFKNVYSIIPYDEESLKRIWNNHDTNEDKQSKKTSNNSNSFFDKSFQIRIDVPKPILSNWTNYLDKMIAKCMPNWSDNDKREIVQVLQLTRENVLDNPKPREIKIYLNQIAFFRNHFEKEISTKTISFFVYKRFLKGLSNDEITNYLIDKAKIQPNEFNIINDELINELSAIVYGVNKEEGKQTLIGQQIAKAFESEDGKLLKDISDNFKNVFWHVFDNLMNKITTLNDYLKYSIVLNVAFKEKNENLKNIFILNFSRSLISDKNYSDNLNSLLKLKYTNAVDLLLRYNKIKEINSLWLKFIKIFQESDKNNEIDIEKENIFIDTAYYFIQNTKMEFPQKELNLRLETWKKISTNPKYNLISKCFYPTVKNFNDVCNEISAGAIVNQNTLVSLENSVNYNKLNLDHLLTKLQQHFFWNNGNQNVNTVNFQVIELFEKVFYNYKDYEYANFFGNPSFYAYLHTTLNQDNNVVKRIAVFNACYFNSGLMNIRQSIIQNNQRGNQTINQILSFWSNSNVDNALFAYNILKENNKLQIIWSLTNDTNFNLVYDVINLILHNNEYQVFNVNNSLQILKQLDKKESSVFDVASVINPFIENSSLIQDLIDIEKLDFKNDDYILYHILKNNNSIELINKVKNELLVTDKEIFLDSLNVNDYLFDILLQIKKNDKKFTLNFLNDVLYEFIYGSLLINNPVYQFDDWHKKNWIDIINLFDENNVSNFSDRITILINNEKGNLKEVFFEINKQFINTDLLIKNINTDIEIFQLYIQEAVSDFSNKLNELKFIDNVLKIDSDKKIKFKRGYKSVIETYILNIDANTVSNEILKIIENIKFRLKIK is encoded by the coding sequence ATGAATACTAATTTCGATTATAATATTCTTAGAGAAGAAGTTCAAGGACTAGATGAATTTGAGGTACCAACACATGAAAAAATTAAGTGTTCAATCATTAATTTATTAAAAAAAGAAACAGAAGGTATAAATATTGGTCTATCGGGTACATGGGGTTCTGGTAAATCAACTATTATAAATCTTTTAAAAAATGATGAACAAAATAGAGATAAGTTTACATTTTTTTATTTTGATGCCTGGGCACATGAAGGTGATCCACTAAGAAGAATATTTTTAGAAAGTTTTATTAATACTTTAAAAGAAAGTACGAAAGACGAATTAATTATACAAGCTCTTGAAAAAAAGAGAAAAATAATATCAAGAGAAGAAGTCATTAAAACCATTAAAGTTGATAAAACTACAACAAAATTAGGTGTTTTTTTAAGTATAGCTACATTGGTTTTTACAATAGGTGCAGCAATTTTATCATCAATAAATTATGAAAACTTAACACTAGGCATAAAAGAATCAATTAATTATCCTTTTTTAATTGCCTCATTACTCACATTAGCTCCATTTATAGTATTAATATCTAATTACTTTATTCTTAAGAAACAAAATTTAGACCCAAAAGATTTAAAAAATTGGGCTTTTATTCATAATTCAGGTACTGAAACAATTACAGAAGAGGTTTCAGTAGAAGATGAAAGAACATCTATTGAATTTGAAAAGTTTTTTAGAGAAATTATTGAAATATTTGACAAAGAAGCTAATAAAAAAATTGTATTAATTCTTGATAATCTAGACAGAGTTGAAGCAGCTGTTTCGTTAAATTTATGGTCAACTTTACAAACATTTATTCAACATAAAAATCCAGCTACAAAAGATTATAATTCATTTAAAAATGTATACTCTATTATACCATATGACGAAGAAAGTTTAAAGCGTATATGGAATAATCATGATACAAACGAAGATAAACAGTCTAAAAAAACTTCTAATAATTCAAATTCTTTTTTTGATAAAAGCTTTCAAATAAGAATAGATGTTCCAAAACCAATTTTATCTAATTGGACTAACTATTTAGATAAAATGATTGCTAAATGTATGCCAAATTGGTCTGATAATGATAAAAGAGAAATAGTACAAGTTTTACAATTAACAAGAGAAAATGTTTTAGATAATCCTAAGCCACGAGAAATTAAAATTTATTTAAATCAAATAGCTTTTTTTAGGAACCATTTTGAAAAAGAAATTAGCACAAAAACTATATCTTTTTTTGTATATAAAAGATTTTTAAAAGGTTTATCAAATGATGAAATTACTAATTATTTAATTGACAAAGCCAAAATTCAACCAAATGAATTTAATATAATTAATGATGAATTAATAAATGAATTATCAGCAATAGTTTATGGTGTAAATAAAGAAGAAGGTAAACAAACCTTAATTGGTCAACAGATAGCTAAAGCCTTTGAGTCAGAAGATGGCAAATTATTGAAAGACATTTCAGATAATTTTAAAAATGTTTTTTGGCATGTTTTCGATAACTTAATGAATAAAATCACAACTTTAAATGATTATTTAAAATACTCAATAGTTTTAAATGTTGCTTTTAAAGAAAAAAACGAAAACCTAAAAAATATCTTTATTTTAAACTTTAGTAGATCCTTAATTTCAGATAAAAATTACAGTGATAATCTAAATAGCTTATTAAAATTAAAATATACAAATGCTGTTGATTTATTACTAAGATACAATAAGATAAAAGAAATAAATAGCCTTTGGTTAAAGTTCATTAAAATATTTCAAGAATCTGATAAGAATAATGAAATTGATATTGAAAAAGAAAATATTTTTATAGATACAGCCTATTATTTTATTCAGAATACTAAAATGGAATTCCCTCAAAAAGAATTAAATCTGAGGTTAGAAACATGGAAAAAAATTAGTACAAATCCAAAATATAATTTGATATCTAAGTGTTTTTATCCTACTGTGAAAAATTTCAATGATGTTTGTAATGAAATTAGTGCTGGTGCTATAGTAAATCAAAATACATTAGTTTCTTTAGAAAATTCGGTGAATTACAACAAATTAAATTTAGATCATTTATTAACTAAATTACAACAACATTTCTTTTGGAATAATGGTAATCAAAATGTAAACACAGTTAATTTTCAAGTTATAGAATTATTTGAAAAAGTTTTTTATAATTACAAAGATTACGAATATGCTAATTTTTTTGGCAATCCATCTTTTTATGCATATTTACACACAACTTTAAATCAAGATAATAATGTAGTAAAGAGAATTGCAGTATTTAATGCTTGTTATTTTAATTCAGGGTTAATGAATATTAGACAGTCTATAATTCAAAACAATCAAAGAGGGAATCAAACAATAAATCAAATTTTATCATTCTGGTCGAATTCAAATGTAGATAATGCTCTATTTGCATATAATATATTAAAGGAAAATAATAAACTTCAAATAATTTGGAGTTTAACGAATGACACTAACTTTAATTTGGTTTACGATGTTATCAATTTAATATTACATAATAATGAATATCAGGTTTTTAATGTCAATAATTCTTTACAAATATTAAAGCAATTAGATAAAAAGGAAAGCAGTGTTTTTGACGTTGCTTCAGTTATAAATCCATTTATTGAGAATTCAAGTTTAATTCAAGATTTAATTGATATTGAAAAATTAGATTTCAAAAATGATGATTATATATTATATCATATTTTAAAGAATAATAATTCCATTGAATTAATTAATAAAGTTAAAAATGAACTTTTAGTTACAGACAAAGAAATTTTTTTAGATTCATTAAATGTTAATGATTATCTATTTGATATTTTATTACAAATAAAGAAGAATGATAAAAAATTTACATTAAACTTTTTAAATGATGTTTTATATGAATTTATTTATGGTTCGTTATTAATAAATAATCCAGTTTATCAATTTGATGATTGGCATAAAAAGAATTGGATTGATATTATAAATTTATTTGATGAAAATAATGTTTCAAACTTTTCAGATAGAATAACTATTTTAATAAACAACGAAAAAGGGAATTTAAAAGAAGTATTTTTTGAAATAAACAAACAGTTTATTAATACTGATTTATTAATAAAAAATATTAATACTGATATAGAAATTTTTCAACTATATATTCAAGAAGCTGTTAGTGATTTTAGTAATAAATTGAACGAATTAAAATTTATAGATAACGTTCTTAAAATTGACTCTGATAAAAAGATTAAGTTTAAAAGAGGGTATAAATCAGTTATTGAAACATATATTTTGAACATTGATGCAAATACTGTTTCTAATGAAATATTGAAAATAATTGAAAATATAAAATTTCGTTTAAAAATTAAATAA
- a CDS encoding UvrD-helicase domain-containing protein, whose amino-acid sequence MNQQQKNIINITQGKHIVLAPPGTGKTEILTRRLINALEKGVDEDNILNLTFTNRAAREMNNRVKEKGLNTKAFIGNIHSFALNYLKEIGIINNATFLLDETEQNTLVSEALHKAELSYILSNIGNLEGTVFDMLVEEYKSKSYEKFTDFYKYKYIFEVELDDLKNSSHFKKLIEEISKDINFLLEKILKDDLITNSINYLSPSKIDNNLRYFKYKNLYNYNTSNYKNPLPLKEQFEILPESFYYSIYEYYQEELNTLEALDFDDLLGLAYANLKKNNDEVKYNWLQIDEVQDLNPLQWEIINSIITKETTVVLFGDYEQSIYSFLGADISFLKSIIENYSVHNFDINYRSPSYLLEIYKEFSKTFFKDEWSVPTTANETIVPEKDALVYRNIDDFDKKEEEYIINKILPYYLDKGTTAILVRFNNKVNDFSYMLESKGISHFKVSTSDIFKSTLLKSTLPFLSSLINPYSRTNWFYNIQHFLKFPNAKTATQFTINLFNSGFIPSDFFFNNENVLIDFKYKIQNERIVVFDTETTGLDTNNDDIIQIAGIELINGKIGQTFEVFLKTDKDLTESQKIHKITREYLDEHAIDRKIALKQFLDFVGESSLVAHNLKYDKSIIESNLKRENIENSLNTIQFDTLDIAKRLFPRLHKYKLEYLIEYLNIEGVNSHNALDDVIATANLITALETHLEAKIIDQKHFLLVNENAIKKLKENFKETYCKHYNFLNRSVDFSKYFDFLSKELSIQLNFNKPSNYDKLLRYFELKIKEDTLENTLLEWLDILNTFKETDLIIGDENLIISTIHRSKGLQFDNVFIPNCNDGIYPFIYADEEEDARLFYVALTRAKKRLILTSHTKNNKTSFEFKDNVKEYFPYTNVECSKFILPIKNYFNTRDINTSN is encoded by the coding sequence TTGAATCAACAACAAAAAAATATAATCAATATTACCCAAGGCAAACACATTGTTTTGGCACCTCCAGGTACAGGAAAAACAGAAATCCTTACAAGGCGTTTAATCAATGCTTTAGAAAAAGGTGTTGATGAAGATAATATACTCAACCTAACATTCACTAATCGAGCAGCACGAGAAATGAATAATCGTGTTAAAGAAAAAGGTCTAAATACAAAGGCTTTTATCGGAAACATTCATTCTTTTGCATTAAATTATTTAAAAGAAATTGGTATAATAAATAATGCTACATTTCTTTTAGATGAAACGGAGCAAAATACCCTAGTTTCAGAAGCATTACATAAAGCAGAATTAAGTTACATTTTAAGTAATATAGGTAACTTAGAAGGTACTGTTTTTGATATGTTAGTTGAAGAATATAAATCTAAATCTTATGAAAAGTTTACAGATTTTTATAAATATAAATACATTTTTGAAGTTGAATTAGATGATTTAAAAAATTCTTCGCACTTTAAAAAGCTAATTGAAGAAATAAGTAAAGACATAAATTTTCTATTAGAAAAAATATTAAAAGACGATTTAATTACTAATAGTATTAATTATTTATCTCCTTCTAAAATTGATAACAACCTCAGATATTTTAAATATAAAAATTTATACAACTACAATACTAGCAATTATAAGAATCCTTTACCACTTAAAGAACAATTTGAAATTTTACCGGAGTCATTTTATTACTCAATTTATGAATATTACCAAGAAGAGTTAAACACTTTAGAGGCATTAGATTTCGATGATTTATTAGGTTTAGCATATGCAAATCTTAAAAAAAATAATGATGAAGTAAAATACAATTGGCTTCAAATAGACGAAGTTCAAGATCTAAATCCATTACAGTGGGAAATAATTAATAGCATAATTACAAAAGAAACAACGGTAGTTTTATTTGGCGATTATGAACAATCAATATATTCATTCTTAGGAGCAGATATTTCATTTTTAAAATCAATTATTGAAAATTATAGTGTTCATAATTTTGATATAAATTATCGTTCACCATCTTATCTTTTGGAGATTTATAAAGAGTTTTCTAAAACTTTTTTTAAAGATGAATGGTCAGTTCCTACTACTGCTAACGAAACTATTGTTCCAGAAAAAGATGCTCTAGTATATCGTAATATTGATGATTTTGATAAAAAAGAAGAAGAATACATTATAAATAAAATACTTCCTTATTATTTAGACAAAGGCACTACAGCTATTTTAGTTCGCTTTAATAATAAAGTAAACGATTTTAGTTATATGTTAGAGAGTAAAGGAATTTCACATTTTAAAGTTTCAACCTCAGATATATTTAAATCAACTTTATTAAAAAGTACTTTACCATTTTTGTCATCATTAATCAACCCTTATTCTAGAACAAATTGGTTCTATAATATACAACATTTTCTAAAATTTCCAAATGCCAAAACAGCTACACAGTTTACAATAAACTTATTTAATTCAGGTTTTATTCCATCTGATTTTTTCTTTAATAATGAAAATGTCTTAATTGATTTTAAATATAAAATTCAGAATGAACGCATAGTTGTATTTGATACTGAAACAACGGGTTTAGATACTAATAATGATGATATTATTCAAATTGCAGGCATCGAATTAATAAATGGTAAAATTGGCCAAACGTTTGAAGTCTTCTTGAAAACGGATAAAGATTTAACTGAAAGTCAAAAAATTCATAAAATAACTAGAGAATATCTAGATGAACATGCAATTGATAGAAAGATAGCATTAAAACAATTTCTTGATTTTGTGGGGGAAAGCTCATTGGTAGCACATAACTTAAAATATGATAAATCAATTATAGAAAGTAATTTAAAAAGAGAAAATATTGAAAATTCATTGAATACAATTCAATTTGATACCCTTGATATTGCCAAAAGATTATTTCCACGTTTGCATAAATACAAACTAGAATATCTTATTGAATATTTAAATATTGAAGGTGTAAATTCCCATAATGCATTAGATGATGTAATAGCAACAGCAAATCTTATTACTGCATTAGAAACTCATTTAGAAGCAAAAATTATTGATCAAAAACATTTTCTTTTAGTTAATGAAAATGCAATAAAGAAACTAAAGGAAAATTTCAAAGAAACCTACTGTAAACATTACAATTTCTTGAATAGGAGTGTTGATTTTAGTAAATATTTTGATTTTCTTTCAAAGGAATTAAGCATTCAATTAAACTTTAATAAGCCATCAAATTATGATAAGTTATTAAGATATTTTGAATTGAAAATCAAAGAAGATACATTAGAAAATACATTATTGGAATGGTTAGATATTCTAAATACTTTCAAAGAGACTGATTTAATTATTGGTGATGAAAACCTTATAATTTCAACTATACACCGTTCAAAAGGCTTACAATTTGACAATGTATTCATTCCAAATTGTAATGATGGTATTTATCCATTTATTTACGCAGATGAAGAAGAAGACGCTAGATTATTTTATGTAGCACTCACAAGAGCAAAAAAAAGATTAATATTAACATCACATACAAAAAACAACAAAACAAGTTTCGAATTTAAAGATAATGTTAAAGAGTATTTCCCATACACAAATGTTGAGTGCTCAAAATTTATATTACCAATTAAAAATTATTTTAATACAAGAGATATAAATACATCAAACTAA
- a CDS encoding helix-turn-helix domain-containing protein, whose amino-acid sequence MENPFELIMERLDRIERAIENLKTENAIVVESKAMNVSEVAKYLNTNIPSIYGLTSRAEIPHYKIAKKLYFKKEEIDEWINSKKIKTNQDIEKEVDEYLRKRKGHFR is encoded by the coding sequence ATGGAAAATCCTTTTGAGTTAATTATGGAAAGATTAGATAGAATTGAAAGAGCTATCGAAAATCTAAAAACAGAAAATGCAATTGTAGTTGAATCAAAAGCAATGAATGTAAGTGAGGTCGCTAAATATTTAAACACAAACATTCCCTCAATTTATGGATTAACTTCAAGAGCAGAAATCCCTCACTATAAAATAGCCAAAAAGCTTTATTTTAAAAAAGAAGAAATAGATGAATGGATAAATTCTAAAAAAATTAAAACAAATCAAGATATTGAAAAAGAGGTAGATGAATATCTCCGAAAAAGAAAAGGTCATTTTAGATAG
- a CDS encoding metallophosphoesterase, with the protein MDNPIIPVGDILILAGDIVPFALMDLHEDFFDYVSKNFKFTFWIPGNHEYYYYERTDTFGTVDVKIRDNVFLVNNIVKEIDDVRIIGTTLWSVIPADKTSLIQNSMSDFKVIKPNKSEFLVEDYNYLHNESISFLNKVLRESTDKSNIVISHHVPTFLNYPQKYIDSKINVAFASEQSEMIKSHKIDHWIFGHHHSNMPDFSIGKTIMHTNQLGYVKYDENLGYVNAKCIII; encoded by the coding sequence TTGGACAACCCTATTATTCCAGTAGGGGATATACTTATTTTAGCAGGTGATATTGTACCATTTGCGCTAATGGATTTGCATGAAGACTTCTTCGATTATGTATCAAAGAATTTTAAGTTTACTTTTTGGATTCCTGGAAACCATGAATACTATTACTATGAACGTACTGATACATTTGGAACAGTAGATGTCAAAATTCGTGACAATGTTTTTTTAGTCAATAACATTGTAAAAGAAATAGATGACGTAAGAATAATAGGTACAACCTTATGGTCAGTAATACCAGCTGACAAAACAAGTTTGATTCAAAACTCAATGTCAGATTTTAAAGTAATCAAGCCAAATAAATCAGAGTTTTTAGTTGAAGATTACAATTATTTACACAACGAAAGCATAAGCTTTTTAAATAAGGTTCTTAGAGAAAGTACTGATAAAAGTAATATCGTTATATCACACCACGTACCTACATTTTTGAACTATCCTCAAAAATATATTGATAGCAAAATTAATGTGGCATTCGCTTCAGAACAGTCAGAAATGATAAAAAGTCACAAAATTGATCATTGGATTTTTGGTCATCATCATTCTAATATGCCTGATTTTTCAATTGGGAAAACAATTATGCATACAAATCAGTTGGGTTACGTTAAATACGACGAAAATTTAGGTTATGTTAATGCTAAATGCATAATCATATAA
- a CDS encoding DUF6943 family protein produces MDTIFIKTHQPGAHYAKPHFFVLSKGLNSGKPSNEPFTNSFVLVFQTEAQKEDIFWIAMSLWKSKFWMPFLRGSVIPFLSLYEFKKEFNPKATRLMREHELHHKNIQALKLLQEQEAHHAKNIHLINEIRNAILLRYRNK; encoded by the coding sequence ATGGACACAATTTTTATTAAAACCCACCAACCTGGGGCGCACTATGCCAAACCGCACTTTTTCGTATTATCAAAAGGACTGAATAGCGGAAAACCAAGCAATGAACCTTTTACAAACAGCTTTGTACTTGTATTTCAAACCGAAGCTCAAAAAGAGGACATTTTTTGGATAGCCATGAGCCTATGGAAATCCAAATTCTGGATGCCTTTTCTTCGCGGTTCGGTTATTCCGTTCTTATCTCTCTATGAATTCAAAAAAGAATTCAATCCAAAAGCAACCCGATTAATGCGTGAACACGAGCTGCACCACAAAAACATCCAAGCACTCAAGTTGTTGCAAGAACAAGAAGCACACCACGCAAAAAACATTCACTTAATCAACGAAATCCGTAACGCCATCTTACTCCGTTACAGAAACAAATAA
- a CDS encoding DUF5675 family protein, whose translation METKIIRVAQGKQSTLSQLYINGVFQCYLLEDKIRTEKIKEHTAIPTGTYSLQLNTWGAKNVNYKKAFGKVHQGMIEITGLPNFSYVYIHTGNTIEDTAGCPLCGFGFQLIQGDYRVTQSVMAYQMIYPKLVALAKNKANKISIENNFQF comes from the coding sequence ATGGAAACAAAAATCATTCGCGTAGCACAGGGCAAACAAAGTACATTAAGCCAATTATATATCAACGGAGTATTTCAATGCTATTTACTTGAGGATAAAATACGAACAGAAAAAATCAAGGAACATACTGCCATACCTACTGGAACCTATTCATTGCAGCTTAATACTTGGGGTGCAAAAAATGTCAACTACAAAAAAGCATTTGGAAAAGTTCACCAAGGTATGATTGAGATTACAGGTTTACCAAATTTCAGTTATGTGTATATCCATACAGGAAATACGATTGAAGATACCGCAGGATGTCCGCTTTGTGGATTTGGGTTCCAACTCATCCAGGGCGATTACCGAGTTACGCAAAGTGTTATGGCTTACCAAATGATTTATCCTAAGCTAGTTGCATTAGCAAAGAACAAAGCAAACAAGATTAGTATCGAAAACAATTTCCAATTTTAA
- a CDS encoding thermonuclease family protein has translation MQYNAKAPYLVETHCQIDEVKDGDSLIISNLFTRLRKEIRLYGLDAPEVKYNRKMKEDEQKTRLAAQFLIQLGLEALHYVLEVAPPKTVVTIITEQDNFYDYWNRQLGYVILPGGECLNDLLLINGFAKATDEYYCGRLAEFQKMNRKAQLKKRGIYKHVKKF, from the coding sequence ATGCAATACAACGCAAAAGCACCCTATTTAGTGGAAACCCATTGTCAAATAGATGAAGTCAAAGATGGAGATAGCTTAATCATTAGCAATCTTTTCACTCGTTTGCGAAAAGAGATACGACTATATGGTTTAGATGCACCAGAAGTAAAGTACAATAGAAAGATGAAAGAGGACGAACAGAAAACACGTTTAGCAGCCCAATTTTTAATTCAATTAGGATTGGAAGCCTTGCATTATGTTTTGGAAGTAGCACCGCCTAAAACGGTTGTAACGATAATTACAGAACAGGATAACTTTTACGATTATTGGAATCGACAATTAGGATATGTAATCTTGCCAGGAGGGGAGTGTTTGAATGATTTGCTTTTGATCAATGGATTTGCAAAAGCAACAGACGAATATTATTGTGGACGATTAGCAGAATTTCAAAAAATGAATCGCAAAGCACAACTTAAAAAACGAGGTATTTACAAGCATGTAAAAAAGTTCTGA
- a CDS encoding cation transporter, whose amino-acid sequence MQKTTFKITKMDCPSEEQMIRMKLDDLTNIQSLEFDIPNRLLHVFHIDNNEQIFQRLDTLKFDTSILSTVSVDNFTATDNQNDERKTLWTVLIINFLFFAIEIVTGLISNSMGLVADSLDMLADSIVYGLALIAVGGTVVRKKNIAKFAGYFQVLLAVIGFIEVVRRFIGVEKMPDFQTMIFVSIVALIANVICLYLLQKRKSKEAHMQASMIFTSNDIIINSGVITAGLLVNWLNSGYPDLIIGAIVFVIVARGAYRILQLSK is encoded by the coding sequence ATGCAAAAAACGACATTTAAGATAACAAAAATGGACTGTCCATCCGAAGAACAAATGATTCGGATGAAACTTGACGATTTGACAAATATTCAATCGTTAGAATTTGACATACCCAACCGACTTTTACACGTTTTTCATATAGACAATAATGAACAAATTTTTCAGCGACTTGACACATTAAAATTTGACACTTCAATTCTCTCGACTGTTTCGGTTGACAATTTTACAGCAACTGACAATCAAAATGACGAAAGAAAAACCTTATGGACTGTTTTAATAATAAATTTTTTGTTTTTCGCCATTGAAATTGTAACAGGACTTATATCAAACTCAATGGGCTTGGTTGCCGACAGTTTAGATATGCTGGCTGACAGTATTGTTTATGGACTTGCATTAATTGCTGTTGGCGGAACAGTAGTCAGAAAAAAGAATATCGCAAAATTTGCAGGATACTTTCAAGTCCTTCTTGCTGTAATTGGTTTTATAGAAGTAGTCAGACGATTTATTGGAGTCGAGAAAATGCCTGACTTTCAAACAATGATTTTCGTTTCGATTGTAGCGTTAATAGCTAATGTTATTTGTCTGTATTTATTGCAAAAGAGAAAAAGCAAAGAAGCTCATATGCAAGCAAGTATGATTTTTACTTCAAATGACATAATCATAAATTCGGGAGTAATTACAGCAGGACTTTTGGTTAATTGGCTCAATTCAGGTTATCCCGACTTAATTATTGGAGCAATTGTATTTGTCATTGTAGCGAGAGGAGCTTACAGAATTTTACAGCTATCAAAATGA